The region ACGGTTACTCTCCTTCAGTAGTTTCTATCTTTGATGAACATTATTTTTATGTCGCCTAATTTTACACATGTCATCTATGATCATTGCAATAGAGAAAGAAATCAAGTAAGTCATGAACTGGCTAGGATAGCTAGATTTTCTCCTCCAAATATCTAAACGGACAGGGCCCCGGATGTGGTTATTCCTCTTATTGTAAGCGATGTTATGATTCTTATGAATGAATAAAGAAGGAGATAAttgtaaaaaaatagaaaataataaaACCCGGTAAAATCAGGAAAGAAAAACATATAAAATCGGTTTCCTAGAACCTTGCAAAACCTGTTAAAAACACACTGTAAACCTGTAAACTGGCCGGCCCATGTAACGCGGGGAATAGAGAGGCTTTGGCCCTCCAAACACGTCGACGTAACCCGTCTCTTCCCCGATCAGGCGATCGGCACGCGTCGCCACCGCCCCGGGCTCGCCGCACCGTCCACCAGCCACCGCTTCCCCGGCTCCCCCTACGCCCTCGACCCCCGGCCCCGACCCACGATCCTCAAAGCCCTAATCGCCCTCCCTAGCCTCTGCCGCTAACTGTTCCTGACACCCCTTGCGGTGCTGACATGGTTCGGTCTGACGACGACGGTGCCGACGGcagggaggagggccggcgcgtGGCCTGCGAGACGGAGCCGGGGTAGAAGGATAGGAAGAGGAGGCGGAAGCGGAAGAGGAATCGGAGCGGCGCCAAGGCTGCACCGCCTGCGCCTCCACCTGCCCCATCCCAGGAGCACCGCGCTACCACCAGCGACGACGAACGGTCGGCTCAGGTCAGGGCCATGGTGGGCGAGCAGGTGCGGCATATGCTTGCCGTCCGCGACGCCAGGAAGAAAGAAACTGCCGAGCTACGTAAGAAATACAGTAACTGCtatctgttttttcttttcttccttagaTCTGTTTATCTTTCCGCACTTCTTTTCAAGGAATAACAAACACTAGATTGTGGAATGTTCCACTCTTCATTTGTTCTCACATCCttcctttatcgtgagaagttgaaCCAATCGATCTAGTGTTTGGTTGTAGAGATGAGCATTAGTGTGTACATGGGGTGATAATTATATTACATTCTCTGATTGAGTACAAAATTAACTCAAAACCAATAACTCCTCAGTATTAATTCAGAGCGCCTTCCGATTTTCCTATTCAAAGCACCTTAGTATAGGCTTTCCATAGATCACAGATCACATTATTATCTCCATTCAGCATGCCTTTAGTATTTTGCACACCGTCTAAAAAACCAATATGTTCTCACTTCAGTATGCCTTTTGTATTTCTACTTGTAATTGTTGATGACTGTATCATAAAGCACCTAATTAATTAGATTATGAGTGTGTCAGTCATTTCATACGTGGAAAAGGTTCTCTCGCTAAGacattttcatgatttttttttcgtGGCGGCATGTCATCATCAATCATATGCAGTAAACGTAGTCTGGAAAACTAAAGCAAGACTTGGGCGGTTAATGTGTTATCTCTGCATAATCATTTACTCTAATTGGGCATCAGACACATCTTTCTATCTGACGATTTTTTCCATGACTATGAAATATGAATTGCATATCGTAGTTAAACGCCTCAATGGGGAAAGTGACTTTTCTGTGGAGGATACGTTTGGTGACTGCAATGATGGCAGCCTTGAGAGTCTCCAGGCTCGTAAAGTTGCATTGTTTGTCTCAAAGTCAATTGTCAGCCTGTCTTCTTTTGCAGGTATATATATCATAGCTTTACTTACTAGCCATTTTTTTTTCCATATTTGGTTTGCACTGAATCCTCAGTATATAAGGTGTTGCTAATAAAGTTTAGGAGGAAAGAGGATCCGTGTTTGCTCGGGATTTGCGATGCGCCAAAAAGACGATACCGATGCAAATATGATTTTAACCTCAGCAACACTTGTTAGATCTCTGAATGGAGATAACAATGTGATCTCTGACGTGACGGTAACTGTTGCCTTAATCCTTGCCAAGTCTGTAGATGTAGTTTTAGTagtttgtctttatttatttatttgtttgatAAGTGATTTCAGGTCAAGGTGCTTCTACCTGATTGGCGAATAACCGATGGCCATATCCTTCTTGTGGATTTTCACTATAATGTAGCTGTTGTCAAAGTTGAAACTGATTTACCAGTCTTAGAAGAAGGCACTACCAACAATGGAGTTGTGTTAGCACTTGGACGTGCATATGAAGGTGGTTATCTCATGTGTTCACGGGGTCAAGCTGTAAACCAAAAAAGCACTTTTGAGTGTTTGGAGCTATTGGTGTCAAGCTGCGAAATATCCATGGTATAATATATATCGCATTTACTTTATTATTTTCTTATTGACCCCCTTTCATATAGTTATGACCTGTACCGCACGAACCTAGATTGAACTAATAACAAATTAATAACACCTAAGAAAGAGGAATAGTCTAATTAATTGACCATAGTTCTGATTCTTTCTTGTTCTGTTATTTGTGATCTCAATTTAGTGAAGCTAGGTAATCATGAAGAATGGTACTCCTTCAATTTGTAAGACAGAAAGAAGTGGTCTCTTTTGAACATATTCCATGATGAAATTATTGACCCCCCACCCCACCACACACACAAGCAAAAAATAACGAGGGATGAGCTGAATCTGAACTGGCTAATCCACCATCCATGGTGCTGTCCAATTGGCCCCAGGAGACTTAGCAAATTATTTGTTTTTTTCTTGATTATGCTGACACATTTTTccccattatttattttttgttttggaAGGCTGGTTCTGGAGGACCTCTTGTCAATTACAATGGTCAAGTTCTCGGTATGAACTTCTATGAAGACAATCAAACATCGTACCTTCCAATGTTAATTGTTTCAAGGATCCTGGAACAACATCAGAGCTTCGGATAAACTATTCTACTTGTGATGCATCTACTTATAGTTTTTCTATTATATGTTTTGCCTTAGCACTCTTATTAGGGAAAATGGACTCGTCATTTGTTCTTTATTACTCCTTTTTTATTTTGGCTGAGTATGTgtcaaataagattttttttcttATTGTGCAGGAAATTAATTAGCCCTTGGCTTGGATTAAAGTATACTTCTCTTCATATGGTGTCACTGGCAACCCTGGAGCGTATCTATCAAAAATTCCCAGATGTTGACCAAGGTTTATATGTTTCAAAGGTATGTATCTCttctatttttttaattcttttatgCTTTGTTTATCTCATTTGTATGTCAAAAATTTCCTCTTAAGAATATGAGCCTTCCAGTTTTAGAGTAAACTGACAGGCATTGCATGATGCCATCTTTAGCTCAAATATTAGACACGTTCTTAATAGTGGATTGAGTTTGTACAGGATTGGCCTCTACATAGTTATGTTCCTATTTGATAATATTAATGCCAATGTTATTAGATTTAGTTTCTTATAACCGGCCCCTGTTTCCCACCAAAGCGTTGGTGGGGATGGTGGTGGAAGCAAGATCTCCCCTGATAACATAAAAGGAAGCTGGGATGGGAAGGCACTCCCTTTGGGGAATAGCCCTGTTGCCATCCAGAATAGCTCCGTTGCTAGGCGTAGTCTCACAGCAGCATGCTGATGACTTGAAAGGCTACAACAATGTTAGTGTGCCTATTCTCCTCAAGCACCGCTAGGCAGACGGCAGCGTCAATACGGATCGTTCGCATCAGACTGATTTATCTCTCTGAAAGGTTGGATAGTGTTTGATTGGTGCCAGTATATTTCGGAATGGCATATCAAATCAGAATTTCTCCGTAGGTGATGCTGAAATATAGGCTGCTACAACAAGCATTTAGCTGCTTGATGGAAACTCTTTGTTGCTCATCCAATTAGGATTTCCTCAttaattagtactccctctgtcccataatataagacgcttttttgacactagacagagggagtactaatttGTAGCTCATGCATTAATATTGCCGCGGGCCCAAACAGAAAACGTTGGATCTGCCAAAGTAGTATAAATAGCTAAGCACTGAGATATTAAATTTTGCCTAAGTTTTTCCTTCCAAGACGTGCATGATATGCAATCTAGAAGTTGCACAAATAGCCAAGGAAATGAGGGAGGAAATGTGTAAAAGAACATGGAAGGAGCTCTATAAGAGATTTATGCTATTGACTAAGATTTTAAGATAGACCGGTGAAAGACAAATTGAATTTATCACCCAATTATTTCTTCCCCATCTGTGTCTCATAAAGGTGAGCTGTTAAACTTGACGGCATGAGGTACTTCAGGCCAATAACTTGCTACCTTGTCTTACATGTCATGGATGCTATTTCATTCTTCGCCGCACACTAATACCTTTCTTCATCAGGCTTGCAAATTAATGGTTAGTTTTCTTTGATCAATTCCGCAGATCACAGAACATTTGAGCTTGAGTAGTAGTATCTGTCTATTCATTTGAACAAAATCGTGCTGCTGATGAAAGGAAACATGTAAAATTTCTTACTCGATAGTGCATGGCAATCTCCATGCACAATAAAAGGGAAATTTACAAAAGTAGCTTCTTTAGGAATTGGGACACAGATTACATGGTGTGTGTGTTATCTTAAAAAGAATATATGTATAACTTGCTAAAAAGTATATGTACAATGCTGTaggcaaaaataacaaatgaaaaAACTGAAACGAATTACTCCTCGTAATGACATCGATGATGAAGAAGAAAAATCTGAGTCACCTATGTCAAGTTCCAGTGCAGGATCTACTGGCTGCCCAGCTATTGGAGGCATAGCAAGCACCAATCTGTTCAACGTGGCAACGCCCGTGCCTTTCGGTAAACAATAGTTGTTGGTACCAACTTAATTACATAAGAGAAAACTCCGAAAGCAATCACATATAGTAATTGCTAGCTTGAGACCCTTTTTTAGCATGGAAGTTGATGGGTTGGGGAACGGGAGTTTAGTGGCATACCTTGAATACCAAATTGTCAGGAGCTTAATGGTCTTGTCCAATAATATATTGTACCAAAACTATTGGCAAAGTTGATGCAACTCTGCGATTTTAATGAAAAGAAACAGAAACATGAGAACATATTGAAATATGATGGTGTGAAGGGGCAGAGTTAAATCCTTACTCTTTGGTCGTGTTCTGCTGCTTGATTGATCCTCGCTACTCGCTAGGGGTGTTTGAATGGTTGCCTTGATGGTTATGTAATGTGGGGATTTGAATAAGGCATGCTGGAGGTGTCTTTGGGAGAAGGGAAAACATGAGTTTTATGAGTTGATCTGATGACATGGCTTATGGAGATGGTATGAAAAATAGTTAGCAGGGGCCATTTGTTTAGTCATAAAGCATTCCTACACATAAGAGCGTGCTTTATCTATTATATTTTCAGCAGATTTGCTTTGGAAGTTAGTGAGTTGTATGTTGAATTACCGTGCATCTGTTGGTTTTTTAATATACTATTTTCACAATATCCATATAGATTTTTGAATTCCAAAAAATGCAATACCGGAGttatgtttatttatttattttgtcttaTTATATAGTTTCTTCAGTAGCATGTTTGTATAAAATGGATAGAATAAATTGCCAATTAGGTTGTTGATGGATCACCTGCTGATGTTGCTGGGTTATGTGTCGGTGATGTTATTGTAAAATGCGGTGAAAAAGTTCTTCTGACTGCTCCAGAGGTAACTATGTTTCCCGTAGCTTATTGTTATGATTTTGTGTGGTTGTTTGCTTTTTGTACTAATCAATATAAATTCATAATGCGTTCATTAGTTTGGTTCAATGTTATTGGATGCTGCGGTGGCCCATGTTGAATCCTTTGGAGGTTGTGATGGAGACATGATAATTGAGGTATTTAGTTGGTCCATCCAGAAGATATGTTTCTGGATTATATCCctggttcttttctatttttctttgccATATTCTTTTTCTATAAAATTATCGCTTCTTATTTACAATCTCTATATTATTAGGTTGCGATAAAGCGACGAAGAGATGGCAACACACTATCAAAAACTATAGTTGTGGAGATGCTGAAAGAGAACAATTATAACAGgcattttgtttcttttcttttcttttataaaaatattgATGCCATGTGTTACAGCTTTGTTTGTACCACCATCATCACATCTTGTTTTGTTTTGCATTCAGGTGGCCTGCGCCGATGCCAACCTACAAGATGCGTGTTATAAATGTCACACCGCGTGGCATAGGCAGCTACTAGCACTCATGTTAATCTATGGTTATAATAACAAGCCGACTAGGGAAAATAAATTTCTGACACATGATTCAATTTTTTTTTTGCATCTCCATTTCGCTTAGTAGATATCACGCCGTGTAGAGGTGTTTATTAGGCATTTGGTCGACTGTGGAAGACTACCTGTGGACTCTTGGATTTGCTTGGCCTCCCTCTCTGCTCTTCTGTTTTACTACGGTGCTGCCATGTTTTGTGTACTACTACTTCATTTCATAGTGTGTCAGGTTGCACTTCTCCTTTTGCTTGCCTTCTCGCTTGTAATTTGATGTAGATC is a window of Triticum dicoccoides isolate Atlit2015 ecotype Zavitan chromosome 2B, WEW_v2.0, whole genome shotgun sequence DNA encoding:
- the LOC119361360 gene encoding uncharacterized protein LOC119361360; translated protein: MCQIRFFFLLCRKLISPWLGLKYTSLHMVSLATLERIYQKFPDVDQGLYVSKVVDGSPADVAGLCVGDVIVKCGEKVLLTAPEFGSMLLDAAVAHVESFGGCDGDMIIEVAIKRRRDGNTLSKTIVVEMLKENNYNRWPAPMPTYKMRVINVTPRGIGSY